The Deinococcus puniceus genome segment CCGCCCGCATTCAAGTGTCGGCGGTGGGCGACTTCGACCCGCAAACCATTCGCGCCGCCGTGCCCGACATTCTGAACGGCTGGACGAGTGGCGTCCCGTATGCCCGCGTGATCACGCCTCTGGTCACGCCCGCCGCCCAAAATCTCGTGCTGAACGTACCCGACAAGGCCAACGCGATTTATCTGGCCCGCCTGAACTTCCCCCTGCGCGACGACCAGCCCGATTACGCCGCCCTCTTGGTTGCCATGCGCGTGTACGGCAGCGGCACCGATTCGCGCCTGTTCAACCGCCTGCGCCAACAAGACGGCCTCAGCTACGGCGCGGGCGGCAGCACCAGCGTCTCCTCGCGGGATGAAAAGGCCAGCTTTACGGCCTACGCGATCTTCAATCCGGAAGTGACGGCCAAAGTGGAAACGGCCATGCGCGAGGAGCTTGACCGCGCCCGCAAAGACGGCTTTACGGCCACCGAAATCGCCACCGCCAAAACCGCCCTGCTACAAGAAGCCCGCGTGGCCCGCAGCGCCGACAGGACGCTGGCCGGAAGCCTCGCCAACCAACTGGATTTGGGCCGCACCTACGCCTTCAGCGCCGAACTGGAAGCCAAAATCAGCGCCGTAACGCCCGAGCAGGCTACCGCCGCGCTGGTGAAGTACATAAATCCGGCCAATCTGGTGATCGTGCGGGCGGGGACGTTCAAGTAAGAGGTTCTGGCTAGGAGCCAAAAGCTCTGAACCGAAAAAGGACTGGACGGGAAGCTGAGTTTGCGCTTCCCGCCCAGTTTCTTGATCTTCTCTGGCTCTAAATCATGCCGCCGTGCCGGTCTCGGTAGATGACATACGCCAGCCCCAGCGTACTCAGCGTGCTGACCAGACTGCTGAGGCCGTAGCTGATCAGCGGCAGCGTGATTCCGGTCAGCGGCAGCACACTGAGGGCCGCACCCACATTTTCTATGACCTGAAATCCGATCTGGCCCAAGATGCCTGCAAAGAGAATCTGGTCTTGGAGCCGGGGCGCTTCCGCGGCCATGCCTGCCAGCCCCCAAAACAGCATGCCGTACAGCACCAACACGGCGAGGCCGCCCACCAAGCCCTGCTCTTCGGCCCACGTGCTGAAGGCGAAATCGGTGTGCGCTTCGGGCAAGAAGCCGTTGTGAGACTGCGAGCCTTCCTTGTACCCTTTGCCCTGCAAGCCGCCCGAGCCGACAGCAATCGTACTTTGAATGACCTGATACCCGGCCCCGCGTGGGTCTTGGTAGGGGTCTAGGAAAATGGTGAGGCGCTTTTGCTGATACGGCTCCAGCTTGGGGTACAGCACAGTGGGGAAGGCCACGCCCAGCGCCAAGACTGCCAAAACCGCGTGCCACCACGGAATACGAGCGGCCAGCATGATCACGCCGAACATGACGGCCAGCACCAACGCACCGCCAAAATCCTGAATGACCACGAGGCCGATGGCAGGCAGGAACACCGCCAGCGCAAAAGCATAGGTTTTAATGCCCTGATACCCGCTCCGCAGCACCACTGGCAGCATCAGGATCATGGCAAATTTCAGGATTTCCAGCGGCTGAAATTGCAGCGGCCCCAGCTCGATCCAGTTTTTCTGGCCGTTCACTTCTTTGCCGATCACGAAGGTGCTGGCCTGCATCAGCAGCGCGAGGCCGTACAGATACGGCGCGATGCGGTAAATGCGGTCACGCCCCGCCCACCACAGCAGCGCGATGGGCACGGCAGCCAGCGCCACGCCGATCAGTTGTTTGTTGAACACGCCGGGGGCCACGCGGGGAGCCAACGCCGCTGTACTCACTGTCAGCAGGCCCACCGCCAGCAGCGCCAGAATGATCACCGGAAAACGTAAGTCGTACTTCACGCCGAACCCTTAAAACACAAATGCCCCACCACAGTCTTAGCCGTCACCCCTACAGGCTAGGGCAAGGCGGGTGGACTGTATGTGAGGCTAAGGAGCGGGGTGTGAAAAAGTCTGTCAGCGCCCCCGGTTCGACGTATGCCCCGGCGCATTCTCGTCAATCGGAATGTTCGCCATCAGCACCACCATGTCGCCGCGCTGCTCTATTTCGATACTGCTGCTGCCCGTAGGAAAGTAGCGCTTCACGACTTCCAGCAGGTCTTGGCGCAGGGCGTCGACCTTGCCGGGCGGAATCTGGGCGCGGTCATAGGCCAGCACCAGCTCGAGGCGGTCTTTGAGGGTCTCTTTGGTGCGGCCCCGCTTCATCCATGAAAACATCTCACGCCCCCCCGAACAGACGCCGCCAGACCGACCAGAAGCCCCGGTCTTCTTCGAACTTGGGATACGGCACGTCTTCGCCTTTCATGCGGCGGGCGGTGTCCATAAACGCCTGCCCCGCCTTGGTTTTGCCCAGCACCGCAGGCTCCCCGACGTTGGTACTCACGATGATGCCCTCATCTTCCGGCACGATCCCGATGGGCTTGACGCCCAGAATGTCCAGAATATCGGCCTCGCTGAGCATGTTACCGCTGGCGACCATCTTGGGCCTCAGACGGTTAATCAGCAGGCGAATTTCGTTGACCTGTTGCGATTCCAAGAGGCCAATAATCCGGTCAGCGTCGCGCACGCTGGAGACTTCGGGGTTCACGACCACCAGCGCACCCTCGGCGGGGGCGGCAGCGGTGCGGAAGCCCGACTCGATTCCGGCGGGGCTGTCGATCAGCACACGGTCAAACTTCTCGTCTTCGATCAGGCCGCGCACCACCGTTTTAAACACTTCGGGGTCAAGGGCGTCCTTGTCGCGGGTCTGGGAGGCGGGCAGCAAGTACAGGTTCTCTACACGCTTGTCACGGATCAGGGCCTGACTCATGCGGCATTTGCCTTCCAGCACGTCGATGAGGTCAAAGACCACGCGGGACTCTAAGCCCATGACCACATCGAGGTTCCGTAGACCCACGTCCACGTCGATGACCACGACTTTTTCGCCCAATTTGGCAAGCGCCGCACCGATGTTGGCGGTGGTGGTGGTTTTGCCCACGCCCCCCTTCCCGGACGTGACCACGATGACCTTCGCATTCATATGCGGCGCAGTCTATCAACTGACTCGCCCGATTGGGTGACATGTCCCTCAGCCCGCCCGTGTGACCTGTCCATGTGACCTGTGTCCTTCTCCCCTACTCGTGCGCCCTGTATAATGCCGGGTTGAAGCCGCTGCATTTCAGCCACAGCGCCCCCAGTAATCGGGACAAGAACGGGCGTGGCGCGTGAGCGGGCGGGCATCAAGAGCATCAGGTCAAACAAACACAAGGCGGCGGGCGGCCCCAGCAGGAGCCAACGCACGGCGCGAGGAGAACACATGACGGCAACAACCCAGCGCCCCGCAGACAGTATGCTGATCGCCCCCAAAAAAGTAGGATTCATCAGCCTCGGCTGCCCCAAAGCCCTCGTGGACAGCGAGCGAATCTTGACCCAACTGCGGGCCGAAGGCTATGAAGTGGCCCCCAGCTACGAGGACGCGCACGCCGTGATCGTGAACACCTGCGGCTTTATTACGCCTGCCGTAGAGGAAAGCTTGAGCGCCATCGGTGAGGCGCTGGAAGCCACGGGCCGCGTGATCGTGACCGGATGCCTCGGCGAGCGCCCCGAAAAGATTCTGGAACGCCATCCCAAAGTGGCGGCCATTACGGGTTCGGAAGCCGTGGACGACGTGATGGAGCATGTGCGGCGGCTGCTGCCCATAGAAACCGACGCTTTCACGGGGCTGCTGCCCGTGGCCGCCCCCGGCATGCGCCCCGATGTGGCCGTGCCCTCCCGCGAGGACACCCGTCACGGCGACGTGTTCGCCCCCAGCGTGCGCCTGACGCCCCGGCATTACGCCTACGTGAAAATTGCCGAGGGCTGTAATCACACTTGCTCGTTTTGCATCATTCCCAAATTGCGCGGCCTGCAAGTCAGCCGGGATGCGGGCGCGGTGCTGTACGAGGCCTTCCGCTTGGTGGCGGGCGGTACCAAAGAACTGATGGTGATTTCGCAGGACACCTCGGCTTATGGCGTAGACGTGCGCCACCGCGAGAGCGAATTTCAGGGCGAGCAAGTGCGTGCCCACCTGACCGACCTGGCCGTGAAACTGGGCGAAATGGGCGCGTGGGTGCGGATGCATTACGTGTACCCCTACCCCCACGTAGACCGGATCGTGGAACTGATGGCGCAGGGCAAAATCTTGCCTTACCTCGATATTCCCCTGCAACACGCTTCGCCCAAGATTCTGCGTTCTATGCGGCGTCCGGGTGCGGGCAAGCAACTGGAGACCATCCGGCGTTGGCGTGCCATCTGCCCGGAACTGGTCATCCGGTCTACCTTCATCGTGGGCTTTCCCGGCGAAACCGAAACCGAGTTTCAGGAGTTGTTGACCTTTTTGGAAGACGCCCGTTTAGACCGCGTGGGAGCCTTCCCCTACAGCGATGTGGACGAAGCCGACGCCAACAAACTGGAAGGCGCGGTGCCGCAGGCCGTGAAGGAAGCCCGCCTCGCCCGTTTTATGGAAGTCGCGCAGCGCATCAGTGCCGAAAAACTGGCCGAGAAAGTGGGCCGCGTGATGGACGTGATCATCGACGAATTTAATGATGACGAAGACGACGCCCCCGGCACCCGCCTGATTGGCCGCACCAAGGGCGACGCCCCCGGCATCGACGGTCAGGTGTATCTGTTTGCAGGCGAATTGGCCGGGCAACTCAAGATTGGCGACATCGTGAAGGCCCGCATCGAGGACAGCGACGAATACGACCTGTACGGCGAAGTGCTGGAGCGCCCGGAATGGAAGCCGAACGTGCCGCAGTTGGGCCACTTCGGCAAGCACTGATCGGGAAGCACTGAGACTCATGCACGGAGGCTGAGGTTCCGAGTAAGACCCCAGCCTGCTTCGCCGCTCCTAAAGTCCGTTCGTGTGGGCCAAGCCTGCGCGTGCCAGCTGAGTTAGGGCAGCACCAGACGCGGCGTCGGCGCAGGCCCCAGCGCCCGCTTCTGCACTTCTTTCAGGGTCGCTTCTCCGCTCGTCTGAATGCCGTGCCGTCGGAAGCTCATGCTCAGGCTGTCGGCGTCGCGGCGCAGCAGTTGGGCAAAGTTGGGATTTTGCCGGGTCGTAAGCTGCGGAAAGTCGATGATGACCACGGTTCCTTCCTCCTCGTTTTGAATCTTGGTGTTCGTCATGTCGGTGTGCTGCATGTCGTTCTCGTCTTCTTCGGCCTGCAACTCCGAATCGGCGTGCTGCGAATCCAGTTGCCACAGCAGGTTGTAGGTGCTGTAATCGCCGTGGACGTACCCCAGCCGGAGCAGATGCGCCATGCCGTTCAGGCTCTGTTCCCAAGCGCTGCGGGCTTGCGTGGGCGTCAGTACCGCGTCGCTGAGGCGGGGGGCGGGGGCGTCTTCGGTGCCGATCAGGCGCATCAGCACGGCGGGAGTGGTCTTTTCGTAATCGAAGGGCGACGGCCCCACGAGGGGTTCCGGCACGCTCAGGCCCGCATTCCACAGCTTCCAGAGGTGGGCGTATTCCGCCGTTACCCAGCCCATCTGCAACATCGCCAGCCCCTTCAGGCTGCGGCTCTGCATGGCTTTTCTGGCCCGTTCGTCCAGAATGGTCTGGCCTTCACGGTAAATGGCGTCATTTTTGAAGCTGCGTGCTTCCAGTTCCCGGTACAGCTTCACCAGAATGCTGCCGCGTGGGCCGCGTGCCACATACGCGGTGGCCTCTTTGCCGCTCTTCAATTCGGCCACGATCTCGGTGATGTGACCCAAGTCGGTCAGCCGTTTGATGATCTCGTCGGCCTCGCCCTCCGAGTCCTTTTTGAGCGTCGCCAGTTTGCGGCGGCCCAGTGGTTTCTTAACTTTGTGCTTCTCTTTGCGTTCCGGCCCGGTATCAAGGTCGTTCAGCTCGGTATCCAGCCAGTCTTGGCCGCCGCGCTGACTCATGGGTGGGCCTGCCGGGTGTTAAGGGGTCGGGCTTGGGCGTGCCGGGTTCTCAAAAGTTGGTGCTGCAAAATCACTCCAGTGGGCGGGGGCGAGGGTTCCTGTGGATTGGATCAGGGAATCAAAGATGTTGTCGGTCATGTTTGCAGCACCTCCTTTCGGTGTAACCCCACCGTAGCAGGTGCGGGGTGCCTCGGCCAAGACCACCCGGCAAGGTAAGCCATCACGCCTAGGCACGAATGCAGATTTGACCCTATTTGGCGTGCGGCTGTGGCGTGCATCTGCGGTAATGCGCCGGTCACGCTGCGGTCACTGCCTGTTTTGCACTCTGAAGCTACCTCCGGTTCGGGCGGGTGAAGGCCCCTCCGCCCGCCACACTGGGGGAATTGGGGGGAGTGTATGAAGCACAAGAAAGCCGTCCGAACCGCCGTTGCCGCCGTCTCTGTGTCGTTGCTGCTGGCCTCCTGCGGGGTGCTGCAAGAAATCGGAACACCCGTCATGACACTGAACGACAGTGGGGCAGGCAGCCTGCGCGAAGTATTGGCCGCCGCCGCGCCGGGCGACACGCTGCGACTGGTGGTGCCGGGAACCCTGACCCTCGGCAGCACGCTGGTCATCGACAAAAACATTACGCTGCTGGCCGACGGCGTGACCATTGATGCTGGGGGCAAGGGCCGGGCGCTGGACGTGGCGAGCGGCGCAACCGTGACCCTGAAGGGCGGGACGCTGCGGGGCGGGGACGGTTTGCCGCTAGTGGACGCTACGCCCCTCGCCACCCAACCTCTCGCCACAATCCCACCGAAAGTGGGCGGCGTGATTCTGAACCAGGGCACGCTCATTCTGGACGGCACAGTCATCACCGGGGGTAAGGCCGAACAGGGCGCGGGCGTATACGTCGGTCAGGGCGCGAGCCTCACCCTGAAATCGGGCAGTATCAGCGGCAACGAGGCCGTGCGGATCAACAATCAGAACGGCTACGGCGGCGGCGTGCTGGCCGACACGGGGTCTACGGTTCGCATCGAGGGCGGCGAGGTGGGCAACAACACGGCCTACAGCGGCGCGGGCATCGAAAGTTACGGCACGCTGGTCATTACGGGCGGCAAAATTATCGCCAATACAGCCAGCGTGTGGGGCGGTGGGCTGTGGTCGAGCGGCAGCGTCCGAATGGAAGGCGGCAGTATTGAGGGCAATACGGCAGGCTACTTGGGCGCGGGCGGCGTGGTGGACACAGGCGGTACATTTACGCTGATCAGCGGGAAAATCGTAGGCAATCAGGGCACTGGCCCGGCAGACCGAGTGAACCTGCGCGGCGGCAACGGCGGCGGCCTCAGCGTTTCGGGCACGCTGAACATGCAGGGCGGCGAAATCAGCGGCAACCGGGTGACCCTCTCGGGCGGCGGCGTGGGCCTCCTTGATGGTGGAAAGGCCACGTTCAGCGGTGGCAAGATCAGCGGCAACACTTCGGACTGGGTGGGGGGCGGCGTGCTGGTCAAGAGTGCGGCTGCCACCTTGTCCGGCAGCGAAATCAGCGGCAACCGGGCCGAATCGGGTGGCGGATTCACGGTTTCAGGCAAAGACGCCAAACTGACCATGACGGGCGGCAAAATCAATGCCAATGAGGTTGTCAAGGGGGCGGGCGGCGGCCTGAACGTGAATACCTCGGCCATCTTCAGTCTTGAAGCGGGCGAGATTGCGGGCAACACTGCCGAAAATGCAGGCGGCGGTGTATCGGTCAGCAGCCTGATGAATGTCAGCGGCGGCGTCATCAGCGGGAACAAAGTCACAGGAACGACGGACGGCGGCGGCGGTGTCCGGGTGCAGATCGGTGGCACCCTGAACCTGTCGGGCGGCGAGATTCGCGGTAATTCGGCGGTCAAAACGGGCGGCGGGGTCACGCTGAACGGCACCCTGAACATGACGGGCGGCAGCATCAGCGGCAACACCGTGACCAACCGCGCCACCGGGCAAGACTTGGGGGGCGGCGGTGGCGGCGTGCGTATGTATTCAGGGAGCAGCATGACGGCCAGCGGCGGCAGCATCAGCAACAACACGGCTTGGTATGGCGGCGGTGTCGAAACCAACGGTGCGTATCAGACCTCGCCCACGTCCACCTTTGTCTTGTCCGGGGCCACCATGAGCGGCAACAAGGCCGATGGCAACGTGGGCGGCG includes the following:
- a CDS encoding FtsW/RodA/SpoVE family cell cycle protein; the encoded protein is MKYDLRFPVIILALLAVGLLTVSTAALAPRVAPGVFNKQLIGVALAAVPIALLWWAGRDRIYRIAPYLYGLALLMQASTFVIGKEVNGQKNWIELGPLQFQPLEILKFAMILMLPVVLRSGYQGIKTYAFALAVFLPAIGLVVIQDFGGALVLAVMFGVIMLAARIPWWHAVLAVLALGVAFPTVLYPKLEPYQQKRLTIFLDPYQDPRGAGYQVIQSTIAVGSGGLQGKGYKEGSQSHNGFLPEAHTDFAFSTWAEEQGLVGGLAVLVLYGMLFWGLAGMAAEAPRLQDQILFAGILGQIGFQVIENVGAALSVLPLTGITLPLISYGLSSLVSTLSTLGLAYVIYRDRHGGMI
- the minE gene encoding cell division topological specificity factor MinE; translated protein: MFSWMKRGRTKETLKDRLELVLAYDRAQIPPGKVDALRQDLLEVVKRYFPTGSSSIEIEQRGDMVVLMANIPIDENAPGHTSNRGR
- the minD gene encoding septum site-determining protein MinD, with the protein product MNAKVIVVTSGKGGVGKTTTTANIGAALAKLGEKVVVIDVDVGLRNLDVVMGLESRVVFDLIDVLEGKCRMSQALIRDKRVENLYLLPASQTRDKDALDPEVFKTVVRGLIEDEKFDRVLIDSPAGIESGFRTAAAPAEGALVVVNPEVSSVRDADRIIGLLESQQVNEIRLLINRLRPKMVASGNMLSEADILDILGVKPIGIVPEDEGIIVSTNVGEPAVLGKTKAGQAFMDTARRMKGEDVPYPKFEEDRGFWSVWRRLFGGA
- the rimO gene encoding 30S ribosomal protein S12 methylthiotransferase RimO, yielding MTATTQRPADSMLIAPKKVGFISLGCPKALVDSERILTQLRAEGYEVAPSYEDAHAVIVNTCGFITPAVEESLSAIGEALEATGRVIVTGCLGERPEKILERHPKVAAITGSEAVDDVMEHVRRLLPIETDAFTGLLPVAAPGMRPDVAVPSREDTRHGDVFAPSVRLTPRHYAYVKIAEGCNHTCSFCIIPKLRGLQVSRDAGAVLYEAFRLVAGGTKELMVISQDTSAYGVDVRHRESEFQGEQVRAHLTDLAVKLGEMGAWVRMHYVYPYPHVDRIVELMAQGKILPYLDIPLQHASPKILRSMRRPGAGKQLETIRRWRAICPELVIRSTFIVGFPGETETEFQELLTFLEDARLDRVGAFPYSDVDEADANKLEGAVPQAVKEARLARFMEVAQRISAEKLAEKVGRVMDVIIDEFNDDEDDAPGTRLIGRTKGDAPGIDGQVYLFAGELAGQLKIGDIVKARIEDSDEYDLYGEVLERPEWKPNVPQLGHFGKH
- a CDS encoding RIO1 family regulatory kinase/ATPase domain-containing protein, producing the protein MSQRGGQDWLDTELNDLDTGPERKEKHKVKKPLGRRKLATLKKDSEGEADEIIKRLTDLGHITEIVAELKSGKEATAYVARGPRGSILVKLYRELEARSFKNDAIYREGQTILDERARKAMQSRSLKGLAMLQMGWVTAEYAHLWKLWNAGLSVPEPLVGPSPFDYEKTTPAVLMRLIGTEDAPAPRLSDAVLTPTQARSAWEQSLNGMAHLLRLGYVHGDYSTYNLLWQLDSQHADSELQAEEDENDMQHTDMTNTKIQNEEEGTVVIIDFPQLTTRQNPNFAQLLRRDADSLSMSFRRHGIQTSGEATLKEVQKRALGPAPTPRLVLP
- a CDS encoding right-handed parallel beta-helix repeat-containing protein; its protein translation is MKHKKAVRTAVAAVSVSLLLASCGVLQEIGTPVMTLNDSGAGSLREVLAAAAPGDTLRLVVPGTLTLGSTLVIDKNITLLADGVTIDAGGKGRALDVASGATVTLKGGTLRGGDGLPLVDATPLATQPLATIPPKVGGVILNQGTLILDGTVITGGKAEQGAGVYVGQGASLTLKSGSISGNEAVRINNQNGYGGGVLADTGSTVRIEGGEVGNNTAYSGAGIESYGTLVITGGKIIANTASVWGGGLWSSGSVRMEGGSIEGNTAGYLGAGGVVDTGGTFTLISGKIVGNQGTGPADRVNLRGGNGGGLSVSGTLNMQGGEISGNRVTLSGGGVGLLDGGKATFSGGKISGNTSDWVGGGVLVKSAAATLSGSEISGNRAESGGGFTVSGKDAKLTMTGGKINANEVVKGAGGGLNVNTSAIFSLEAGEIAGNTAENAGGGVSVSSLMNVSGGVISGNKVTGTTDGGGGVRVQIGGTLNLSGGEIRGNSAVKTGGGVTLNGTLNMTGGSISGNTVTNRATGQDLGGGGGGVRMYSGSSMTASGGSISNNTAWYGGGVETNGAYQTSPTSTFVLSGATMSGNKADGNVGGGFWNDGKLTMTSGSVTGNSARDGGGVFNTKVGVYSKTGGTMSGNTPNDVVQGQ